The Lycium barbarum isolate Lr01 chromosome 11, ASM1917538v2, whole genome shotgun sequence genome contains the following window.
ACATGTAAAAGCTGGTTTTACATAAACTTGATAGCACAAGACACTGATCCTCCATGCCGACTCTGCAGTTGATCTTTAACTTCCTTTTGCTTCTTTGGATCTCCAAAAGGTCTCTTTGAACAAACTATGTTCAGCTCCTCCAAAACTATTGCAATTTCCAGCAAATTTCTTAAAAAAGATATTTCTGTATCATTACCATGAAAATTGCTGTATTTCACTGTCTTGAGACTAGACAAGAAACAGGGTGGTACAGATCTCAGGTTCCAGTCATCTTCACAAAGGTGCATGCAGGGTTCAAGTCCCTgaatggaaagaaaaatgagaaatAGGAAAGAACTCATGTGACTTGAAAAGAATTTATAAACAAGTCCACAATGCCAAAGGTTCTACTTCTACCTCAGAAAAATGAAGCGATTCCAACTTTGGCAGACATTGAAGCAGTTCCTTCAATGGTCCAATGGTATGATTTTCAAGTTCCATACTCAACTCCAAATGCGTCAAGTTATAAAATATTGGAAGTCGGTCTTTCCCTATTTCTGCGATGAAGAGAGACTTTGCCAAGCAACAAGTGGGATcacagaaaggaaaaaaaaaaaatcagtactGCATATTTAGACATTCAACATTCTAGACTGTGAGGTTCTATAACTAATTTCCATCCTGTTAGTAATTACCTCAATAGCTCTGCTAGATATTCTTGCAGCGCTAATCTTGCGCAGCCCTCTAAAGAGCTTAACAGCACGAAAAGCAATTTGATTTCGCTTCTCATACAGAATGGGTATGTGAATTGATGCATTGACTGAGGGGGATATATTATACAAACATATCTCATTTGAGAGATAACCACTGTACTTAAGGAAACTAAGACTTGCCGCATCAATCTTGATTTTGCAGCCATTTAGATCATCGGTGGAGCCAAAGAAAGGTAAATCATCGATTATCAAACTGTTTAATGAAGAGATCGAAATCGCAACTTGCTTCAAGTTCATCCATTCACAATCTAATATAGCCAACTCTCGAAGCATAGGGCAGCCAGAAAACAGCCTCTGGGTTGAGCTATCATCCCGAAATGTGACAAGACATAGGTGCAAGGTTTTAAGTAAAGGAAAATAAGTAGTAGAAGGTAGTTCCAGAACACAATTCATTTCAAGTTTTAGAGAAGTAAGTGTCTTGCTACTGAAAACACATTGAGGCAACATAAAAGGTTCTTCCACAAAAAGACAAAGATCAAGATCTTGAACATTATGCCTAATAACAGCTGCAAGCCATGAACAAACATGAGAGGCACTGAAGCAGACACGGCAGGAAAGGCGAAACTTTTTTATGTCTGATTGTTCTCGGAGTTGAAGAACTCTGTGGACAAAGTGCATGAAACAAGTGACCTTCATCGGATAACCAAAAACCCCACTTGAGTAAAGAAATGAATCATCAAAGTCAATGTTTTCAATACAAGTCCAAAGATTCTTCCACCTTGTTGATAGTATACATGTCCCCACAACATCTCTGGTAGGAAGACATGAAAGAATGTGAAGAAGAATGGAATCAGGTAAATTGCTGATCTCATCTTCTCCAACATCAGTGTTATGCACTTCCAAAGCATTCTTCCGTTTGAAGCTGCTAATTGTGTGCCACCCACTACCTGGGCAGGGAAAAAAGCAATTAGTAGGTTGAACTTAGCAGTAAAGAAGTAGAAATGGACAAACATCTATACAAGTTGAAGCATAAGATTCTCGTATGCTAACGTGTTCTAGCCAAATTAAAGAAGACTTGGATCTCTAACACCATAAATGATTTATTTAGCGCGTAACAATCAAAGTACTTACAAGTTCGTAGAGACATCCAAATCCTACCTTACATGAAAAATTAGACGAATCCATAATCAGCCTAATGCATTAGAAGTCTCACTAATGAATTATGCCCTTCAAATGAAATTGACCCTCTATCCCAACAGAAGAAGGAAATAATATGGTTGATACGTCATAATATTGACATTAAAAGAAACCCACTTGGCCATTGTTCGGCCGAGCTTAGGGGTAGATCAATCGATCCAAGACTTCAGCTGAGACAAAGACCAGTTCAGCCGAGCCGAGTATCAATTCAGCCCAAACAATGAGACAAAGGCCAGTTCAACCGAGTTGAACACAAAACCTCCGTACCTACGTGAGCCAATCAACTGGATAACGATTTTGGTCTTAACTATGACAGGTTAAGCTTAAAACGGGTCTGAGTCAATTACATTAGCATGAACTAAGTCCAAGGAGTTATGCTTGAGAAGCAATCAAGGTCCAAGTTTCCGTGGAAGAAATTACTGTACTTGACCAAGTCCAAAGAAACTTACAGGCAAAGGATCTAGTTAGTAACCAACTTCCCAAGGAATGAGGAACAAGGAACAAACCAATTACTTGATACAATAACTATCAACTATCCCCATAATATGTGGGCATGATTCACTTATACAAAACTTAAGGAGCAAGTATAGAAGAATATGAAAAAAATAGTTAGTGTAGCATAATTTCCATTGAATATACAAATGACAACTACTTTTACAGTAGGTAATCAGGCATCCAACACAACACATCCACCAACTCTAGTTATCCTTTTTTGTCAATTCAATTCAATACAGTTTACTTTAGCTCAATTATCGTTTTCATATTATATCCAGGTTTTACAACTTTTTAAGCTTTCCTGAAAGTTAAGTTCATTCCCTTAACAACGTCAATTTGCTTCTACACAAGTGTTGGAACTTTCACTTGGTAGTATTTACCATTAAGAACTCTATTAGAGTTTCAGGAAATAGGTCATTGTCACTCatgagctatttttttttttttagggttgaGTTAAACCTAAGATGATTTTCTTGTCAGTTTGTCTAATAAAATGTCACATTTCTTTTCAACTCATGGATTTTACCTTTTACTCCCTCACTTTCTTTTCAGTTTGTCTAATAAAATGTCACATTtctttatttaaaaataattcttacagcataaattttcaaaaaaaaattcttttcttaTTAAACTCCATGGATTaatataaattgagacagaggaagtAGGTTATAAGCTATTTTAAAAAACTCAATCGAAACACCCTCGAAATCAAGAAGAGTAATATGAGGAAATGGAACATTAAGAAGGCAGTTAATAAAGGGAGAACTTACTAGTGATCATATTTGAGGAAAGATAAGTTAAGCAAAAAGCAGAGAGCGCTATGGGCTTTGTTACCGGCGAAATTTGGTCATCGGACAAGTAGTGAATATGGCAATATCTGACTCGGGTCGTGTGTGTATATAAGTAGTAAATAAAAGCAGCCAGTAGCAATGATGGGAAGCACGAGCTTGTCACGTGACCCCAAAATCGTGTGTTGTCAAATCGCAAATCCTACTTTCTACGTTTGGATGGAGCGGATTTGGTATtcgttttctttttttgttttttgggttTAGTTTTTGTCAAATTTAAGGCCCGTTTATTCAtagatactaaaaaaaaaaaaaaaaaaaaaatggaattttggAGTTAGAGTTGTATTTGGCTATAATCTTTtaaattgtaatttttggtgatatgtagttgtaaaaaagtgaaaaaaaatgatttttttttttgaaaaataagttttttgagtttttggtattccggaatataacttcaagttgtattcgaaattttcatggtcaaacgcTGATTTtggaaaaatgtgaaaaaaaaatccggaaTATAGTGAATAATTCTTACGGCCAAACGGGGGCTGAGTTTCATGTTTGGATTTAAGACCCGTTTGGCCAAAATAATTATTCGCTTTTTGggaatttttttcattttatttgaaaattagcgtttggtcatgaaaatttcaaacagctaaaaccccattttttttttcactttcaatgaATTCAAACAACCAActattttttgcaaaaactataaccaaacacaactccaacttgaaattctaaataaagttaaaaaatatttgcctttCATAGCCAAAGGCCTACTAGTTTTTCTCAAACTTCCATGTTTGGATTTAGTTTGGgaaattcgcagaattgcccttcttttggggtggtctttaaattttgcccctcatatttgcgctctttaaattttacccctcatatttgtggtctttaagttttgcccttagcttgaatatctgaggttctgggttcgaacccccgctcaggcataaaataaaaaaataatttcgcaaggcaggcccggagggagtgtatgccggatccggcataaagtccttaaggaaaaactaaagttatgccggagggggcgtaacttttcctcaaggcataatttagttatgccttatggggcaaaaattttccttaaggaactatgtctTATGgagcagacttttaattaaggcataaccaaaagtatgcctcataaggtaaaacttttccttaaggcaaacttttagttatgccttaaggaaaagttccgccttatagggcatacttttaattatattttatggggcacacttttaattaaggcataactaaaagtatgccccataaggcggaacttttccttaaggcataattaaaagtttaccttgaaaagtaaaataaaaataaaaatatatgtctcaaggcaaagtctgtcccctccggcataactttagtttttccttaaggattgtatgccggatccggcataaagtccttaagaaaaaactaaagttatgccggagggggcataacttttcctcaaggcatagtttagttatgtcttatggggcaaaacttttcctaagGAACTATGTCTTATGGGGAAGACTTTTAAGTAAGGCATAACGCcttataaggcagaacttttccttaaggcaaacttttaattatgtcttaaggaaaagttccgccttatggggcatacttttagttatattttatggggcacacttttagttaaagcataactaaaagtatgcccataaggcggaacttttccttaaggcataattaaaagtttgccttgaaaagtaaaataatatatatatatatatatatatatatatatatatatatatatatatatatatatatatatatatatatatatatatatatgtctcaaggcaaagtctaccccctccggcataactttagtttttccttaaggattgtatgccggatccggcatacactccccccagccctgccttgcaaaattatttttttattttatgcctgagcgagggttcgaacccagaacctcaggtatccaagagaagggcaaaacttaaagaacacaaatatgaggggcaaaatttaaagaccaccccaaaagaagggcaatccgtgcaaaaaaatgatttAGTTTTCTGATATAAAAGGGACCTTGATATGAGAGTGTGGCGGTCGAAGATTAAGGTAGAAGATTAATAGGTAGTCGAGCGTCGTTCTTTTCCATTCGTAGAGTACATACTAACTTTTATCCTTGGATACTTAAGAGTTTTGTCAACACGCAAAATAAATTTACTAATGTGAGAAATTTGAATAAGAAtgattttgatttatttttttgttgattagttaattcaaaatttaaattatttGCTCGCAACATCAaaggaaaaacatattttttattaattcaaaTTCTTGATATTATTTCATCCCAAATTTTAGATAATTGACTGTTATTTTGATTTTAGTCcatcagaatttcataaaatctTTTTACATGAAAATTGTTCTATTTAAAATCAAATCGCTTATATCCAAAAGTAAACTCTTACTCTTTTAGTCATATGaacaatttttaaatattttattgcATCCTATTAGTTGTGGCAACTTCAAAAATAATTTTACTAATAACATGAATGTGTAAACGATTGAATTGAATTCTTTTGAActgaattttttttaattcaaaaactTATTGGAGCATGTcgaattttatttatttaagtgaAATTAATAGTTAATCTAGTAAGACTTGTATTTTCAAAAGGtaaaagaatcatcatcatttaGTTTTGAATCTATGTGTTTGCCTTTGATTCCCCTGAAATCCTGGACTCTCGATGTTAAAGTGTCTCCTCCAATTTAATCTCGGTTCGTAGTAAAGAGACAAACTCTTTTTAAAAACAATCATTGCAAACTTTTTGGTCCTTACCCTCATTGGTTGTTTGATTGTTAGCTAAAATTATCCCGAGATTATAATGCCGAAATTAATTTATTCTGTATTTTGGGATCATTTTATCCCATCtaggagatgggataaaataatttcAGGATAAGTGGAATAAGAAGAGATATCCCAACTTATACCATGAGATtcattttatactttatttggTACAACTTACAAAGTATAAATTTAtttcaggataaatttataccttctaccaaacatggtacaaaaataaGTGCTggaatatcccagcttataccatgcaccaaacgaccccttactgATCTATAGGGTCTTTCAGAGAATTAGATATACAGAGGAAACAATCAATAAAGTATTAATAAATattaaaacaaagaaaaattttaTTACTTAAAATTTAGTTAATTTCAAAGTCCTAAATATAGCGTAGTAATTAAAtgactattttatctagtgtgAAATCTAGTTTTAAAAGACAAAAAAGACGAATACTAAGGACCTTCATGCTTTATAATTGAAATTAGTATTTTGGTTGAAAAATAAATTGGAGCAAGATTTTGCACAAAGGCTTTAGAAGAACCAATCAATCATAAACAACGTCAACATATAGGAGTGTGAATAATAACTTATTATTTTGGTTAAAAAACACAAGTCTTCTCCGGCAGATAAATTAGAACAAAATTCTTGCACAAAATTACGGTTTTAGAAAAAGCAATCATAAACGTCACAAGTAGGAAAAAACGTCCAATGGACAACTAATAAATTTTGAGCTTTAGAAGATGAAATCCCAATGTCTCGTTGAACGTTTGATATttgtaaacaaagaaaacaaaCAAGAAGACAAAAGGACAAAATTGCTTCAAGCAACTCTTGATTCCACGGCTTTAGCTCTAGTCAGTGAAGAAAATTGTGTTCTACGAATTAACATTAGGGTTGGACATAAATATCGAAAACCGAAAATTGGACCGAACCTAactaaattttaaaaaatcaaaatcGAAAGAATCAAACCGAactgaactagtttggttcggtgttcgatgtccaccttcaaaaaatcgaaaccgaaatagtcgaaccgaagtttgataaaaccgaacgcaCACGGAAATTAAATACATTATCCAAAAAAAtccaattgtaacaagccctcttttgcttttgtattcctaatttttcacttcaaatgagaaaatcaaatatccttaacaaagtaAGGTGACTAGAAtatgtctttaggattaatgtatgtcctttatgtgttttattagttattcttactgtatgtatataacacctagtaatcctatatcatggttatggttttctgttcttgtgtatccggtttgtttgattttgatttcaatttatcagttttattgcttttgagaatatgaattagtgtaaatgaaatcgcttctaatattatatcaaaaaaataaaaatcgaaccgaacttcaaaaaaccgaaaccgaaagaaccaaaCCAAATTAGTTGGGTTCGGTGTTcgatgtccaccttcaaaaaatcgaaactgaaatagccgaaccgaaattTCATAAAactaaaccgaaaaaccgaacgcccacccctaattaACATAGCCATCCTTATGACATAATGAGATTGTGAATTTTTATGCAATTAAAATCCAGGAAATGGTATTTGTATTAAACTCTATACCATATTTGAGTTCTACTACTGATCTAATTAAGGTAATAACATCTGTTATTAATTACTTGTATGATATTATTTCGTATCTCCTTAATTAAAGATATTTTTGAATGTTGACATTAAAAGACTTCTATTTTCAGCACACTTCTTACCAAAATAGcgtatatttttttctttataaaatcatacatatttaaTATTTAAGTAAACGATTTTTTTGTCTATTATAGAGTCTTTTAATaaagggcaaaaagttcaatcaacatttctaagacCCTTCatacttttaatatagtatagatatagATAATGCATTATCCAGCTAAACTCCTAAACATATGTACCAGtacaaatcaagaaaaaaaaaatcttcctaaagattaaaaaattaaaaaaaaattgcaacaaaAAGGAAAAATACTGGGCAAAAGTGTAATTTTGACAAACTACAATGATTAGGGTACTATGATACCACTACACCAGATGCGCCTTCATGTTACACCTGCTATGTTACGTTGTAATTATATAATTACGAAGTAACTCACTAAGTGTTTATCAATAGTTCTTTTTCTTGTTTAGTCAAAAGTGGGACGTGCACACTTTGGTAGATACAGAAATTTTTGATACTGCAGTTTGAGTATTGCAGTAGCTGATATGCATTTTATGAAATTCAGTATTTATCTTGGTGTTTAATATTTATAAATTCGTACCGAATATCGTaccaaaatatttaattgcatatgcaattcatatatataatatcattaACAAGTATATAAAAAAGTATCAGAACAAAGCTACACATctcacttagagcccgtttggattggcttataagttgcttataagctgttttcagtttttttgagtgtttggctggtcagcttaaagtcattttgtgcttaaaataagctcaaaaaaataattgggcccatttgacttagcttatctaaagcagtttataagctgtttgcttataagccaaaaaaaataagttagactacccaacttattttttttagcttataagttgtttgcagcttataggcataagtccatcTAAACAGGCTCTTAATGGCATTTTGTATCTAACAGAGGATTGACTAATGTTGTTTAGACCTTGTAACTTTGATTACTCTATCTTTATTTTGACTGAAATGtcatttttgtgtaattgattaacgAACGGAATTGTTTGCACcttcttttgaatattttataAAGACGATTAATGGTTATATTATCAAAAAAAATAAGATAGTTGTTATGGGGTAATTTTCACAAATAGCGTAATGTTATAaagatgattgttgttgttataggtaaaatgttattatagaggattgagatataacatgaaaaatcgattTTGAAAATACTTAGCTGGTATAGAAATGTGATGTTATGTGGGTAGTACCGTAGTAGAGTTGTCGTTACACAAGGATGTTGTTAGAGAGATTGTTTTTCATCCAACTGTTACATTATTTTATATTATAAACATATGGAATATAAAAGTAACATTTGCATATTTACGGGATAAATATATTgcatagaaaatatttttcagttGATACATGGTATATTTTTATTTACGGTATAATATATTTTTGCAAAATtgccatgtgtatatatatatgatataaatatatatttcgaAAATACCAATGTAAATTTATGCTGTAaatatatttttgcaaaaataccaagtatatttatggtataaaatatTTTCGAAAATACCATGCATATTTACGCTAATTCCTCCTTTTCTAGTGTTTTTTCGAAGAGGTTGCAGATCAGCTTTTTGGCATTTTCGTAGAAGCTTAACAACCATGGTTTGTTCTCTCacttctccattttttttttttattttgcatgtGTTTTTTTATAATTATTTGGTTTAGACTCTGTTTAGGTGTTGTGATCAGAGTCATTTTTAAGTTTATTCGCCTCTTTTATGGTAAGTATTGGCTTGACTTGTTGATTGGTTATGTTTTGTGGAGTAACTGCAAATGACAGTGACTTAGGTGTGTCTTTATAGCCGAATTGCGGGCTAGTTTTAATTTACTGTTCGTTTTGAGGTTATTTTAAGAAATATACAGCTTTTGAAAATATTTGCGCCACATAGcctagtatacaatattatacaacattatatctAGGGGAAAAACATTATACATAATATAACAACCTTGTATAAAATGTATGATAGTCTATAAaaagtgtttatacacaaatatgatgAAAAtcgggtgtttatacacaaagtaTGATGGCGTAAATGGATTAAAAAATAGACATAGAGCGTGATTTTCCCTTTCAAGTAAGTGTAAATGGTATTAAGTTGAGAATGCTAGTTCCCTCTAATTTGCAAACATTGTAGAAACAGCTAGCGAAAGCCGAAATGGTTAGTGGTTCAAATTTGATATAGTTGTCACCTTTTAGAGATCAAACCGTCATCTTTTCTGTCGAATTTTCTTTAACTTGAGCTGCAGTTGTACTACCTTTTAAGTTATTGTTTCGTTAGCTATCTCTGGAACTAAGTGTTTATGCATTTTCCATTTTCAAAATTCGTTTATAAACTAAGATCAATTTATGCTACTACTCCATTATGTTCATGAAAACCCATTAAGATAATTAACTAAAGGGCTTTGCGTATATTACTGGCAACATATATGAATGCATAAGCCTTAATTAAATAACACCACATCTTTAGCAGTTTAGCTTTCCAGTTCTTGTAAACGATTTTGTCAGGTTCTTCCGTTCTAGTCCTCTACTTCTCTATTTTGTAGGATATCTATTGAGAGTAAACAGGAGAATGGACATGCTTAGGAGAAGAGGAACCAAGAGGGAGAAAGATGTGTGTGGTTCTTCCTGGGGGGTGGAAAAGGGAGGAAAAAGATTTTAGATAACTGACTGTTATTTTGATTTTA
Protein-coding sequences here:
- the LOC132618490 gene encoding F-box protein At4g22280-like — encoded protein: MITSSGWHTISSFKRKNALEVHNTDVGEDEISNLPDSILLHILSCLPTRDVVGTCILSTRWKNLWTCIENIDFDDSFLYSSGVFGYPMKVTCFMHFVHRVLQLREQSDIKKFRLSCRVCFSASHVCSWLAAVIRHNVQDLDLCLFVEEPFMLPQCVFSSKTLTSLKLEMNCVLELPSTTYFPLLKTLHLCLVTFRDDSSTQRLFSGCPMLRELAILDCEWMNLKQVAISISSLNSLIIDDLPFFGSTDDLNGCKIKIDAASLSFLKYSGYLSNEICLYNISPSVNASIHIPILYEKRNQIAFRAVKLFRGLRKISAARISSRAIESLFIAEIGKDRLPIFYNLTHLELSMELENHTIGPLKELLQCLPKLESLHFSEGLEPCMHLCEDDWNLRSVPPCFLSSLKTVKYSNFHGNDTEISFLRNLLEIAIVLEELNIVCSKRPFGDPKKQKEVKDQLQSRHGGSVSCAIKFM